In Opitutaceae bacterium TAV5, one genomic interval encodes:
- a CDS encoding transposase, producing MRKTEHYVGLDVHKDTVMVAVADGGREGEVRLYGQISNDLHAIEKALRKIGSDGGALHVAYEAGPTGYVIYRRLMQLQIECVVVAASKTPVDKAARRKTDRRDAQMLARLHRAGELTAVHVPDAADEAMRDLTRARADAVHDLTRARQRLKSFLLRHGYRYSGKANWSEAHRRYLRELVLPLPGLKAVLEEYLLAISQCEDRVNRLEQLLELQAPLWRLYPAVEALMTLRGVQLVAAAVLVAELGDIRRFTHPRDLMAFLGLVPKEESSGQTRKLGSITKAGNAHARWILVEMVQHAWLPPKVSAHLSKRQEGQPVHRKELAWKVQLRLHSRAWHLSRRGVMKPKITVALAREMAGFVWAMLKTVDWDHMTRCA from the coding sequence ATGAGAAAGACAGAGCACTATGTTGGACTGGATGTCCACAAAGATACAGTGATGGTGGCGGTGGCCGATGGCGGCCGCGAGGGCGAGGTTCGCCTTTACGGGCAGATCAGCAATGATTTGCACGCCATAGAGAAGGCGTTAAGGAAGATCGGATCGGACGGCGGGGCATTGCACGTGGCCTACGAGGCGGGGCCGACCGGCTACGTGATTTATCGCCGGTTGATGCAATTACAGATTGAGTGCGTGGTGGTGGCTGCATCGAAGACGCCGGTGGACAAGGCGGCACGGCGCAAGACGGACCGCCGGGATGCACAGATGCTGGCGCGGTTGCACCGGGCCGGGGAGTTGACCGCCGTGCACGTGCCGGACGCGGCGGACGAAGCCATGCGCGATTTGACCCGGGCCAGGGCGGACGCGGTGCACGACCTGACGCGGGCCCGGCAGCGCCTCAAGTCGTTTTTGTTGCGTCATGGTTATCGTTACTCGGGCAAGGCGAACTGGAGTGAGGCGCACCGTCGGTATCTGCGAGAGCTGGTGTTGCCGTTGCCGGGGCTCAAGGCGGTGCTCGAGGAATACCTTTTGGCCATCAGTCAGTGCGAGGACCGGGTGAACCGGCTGGAGCAATTGCTGGAATTGCAGGCGCCCTTGTGGCGCTTGTATCCGGCGGTCGAGGCTCTGATGACGCTGCGTGGCGTTCAATTGGTCGCCGCAGCCGTGCTGGTCGCAGAGTTGGGCGATATACGCAGGTTTACTCATCCGCGTGACCTGATGGCGTTTCTTGGGCTAGTGCCCAAGGAGGAAAGCTCGGGGCAAACCCGCAAACTCGGTTCGATCACCAAGGCCGGCAACGCCCATGCGCGCTGGATACTGGTCGAAATGGTCCAGCACGCCTGGTTACCGCCCAAGGTCTCCGCGCACTTGTCCAAACGGCAGGAAGGCCAGCCCGTGCACAGAAAAGAATTGGCTTGGAAGGTCCAGTTGCGGCTGCACAGCCGCGCATGGCACCTGAGCCGGCGCGGCGTGATGAAGCCCAAAATCACCGTGGCCCTCGCTCGCGAAATGGCCGGCTTTGTCTGGGCCATGCTCAAAACCGTCGACTGGGATCATATGACTCGCTGCGCATAA